The segment AGGTCCTGCTGCGCTGCTACCTCTCGCACCGGCGGCTGCGGCGCTCCAGCGAACTCGCCGTCGACGAGTTCCCCGAGGAGCCGTCGATCGGCGCGCACGAGGGCAGCGCCGCCGCCCTCCGGCTCACCCTGATCGAGGCGCTGCGCCAACTCCCGCCCCGCAACCGGGCCGCCGTGGTGCTCCGCTACCTGGAGGACTACAGCCTGGAGGAGACCGCCGAGGCGATGGGCATCACGGTCAGCGCCGTCAAGAGCCTCAACTCCCGCTCGATGACCCGCCTGCGCGCCATCCTCGGCCCCGACCGCGCCCTGCTGCTCCAGGACTGACCCCGCACGCCCCGCGCGCACCCCGCACCCCCGCACGCCCCCCGCGCACCCCCGACACCCACCTGCCCGTACGGAAGGCCCCGACCGTGGACCCGGACCCGAACCCGGACCTGGACCTGGAACTCTCGACCCTGATGGAGACGAGCGTCAGGAACCTGAGCGTGCCCGTCGCGGTGATCGTCGCCGAGAGCGGCCGCCGCGGCCGCCGCCGGCAGACCGCCCGGCGGCTGCGGGTCGCCGGAACGACGATCGCCGTCGCCGCCATCGCACTGGCCGGCGCGAACGCCGGGCTCCCGCTGCTCACCGCCGCCCCGAGCGGCAGCGGCAGCTACGCCCCGGCCGCCCGCCCGACCGGCGCCGCCGAACCGCTGACCCCCGCCCCGCCGTCCGCCGGCGGGCCCTCGGCGACGCCGTACCAGACGCCGTACCAGACCCCGTACCAGACGCCGTCCGTCCCGGCGTCCGAATCCCCGTCGCCGTCCTCGACCACCGGCGCCCCCGACGGCTCCGGGGCCTCCTCGCCCGGCGGGTCGGCCGGCGGGGCGCTGCCCCAGCGCACCGTCGACGCGGACGGCCAGGTGCACTGGCAGCCGCTGCTGGTCGCCCAGGCCCGGACGCTCCCGGCCGAGAAACCGCCGGCGAAGGGCGCCCCCGTCGAGTTCCGCCCCGACACGGTGCTCGGCGCCATGCGGACGATGCAGCCCGAACTGAAGAGCAACTACACCCCGAGCCGGCAGACCGCCCGCGCCGACCGGCCCCCGGGCGGCGCCACCGTCTTCCTGAACTACGACGACCGCAGCGGCCCGGTCAGCCTCGAACTGACCCTCCGCCGCGCCGACGTCCCCTTCCCGGCCGACGGCCTCTCGCCCCGCCCCGACCAGGTGCCCTTCCACTGCGGCGTCGACAGCGGCCTCGGCGGCAACCACGCCACCGCCTGCTTCGGCGGCTACCTCGACCGGGACCGCTGGGAGATGATCGAGATGGACGACTCCCAGGCCACCGGCCTCTACGGCTACCGGGTGGTGATCTGGCGCTCCGACGGCACCGTCCTCGACTTCACCCAGTACTGCGGCAGCCTCGACGCCCTCGGCGAGGACCCCGGCGTCCCCCCGGGCGCCCACGACAAGCCGCCCTTCGACCTCACCGTCTGGCGCGGCATCACCGAGAGCGCGCTCTGGGACGGCTACGTGCTGCCCGCCAAGGGCTGACCCGGCGGCGGCGCGCGCCCGCGGCCTCTGGCCGGACGGTCCGGGCGGCGGCGCCCGCCCGCGCTCAGCGTTGGTGGTCGACCTCCGGGAAGGCGGCGGACGGCCCGTCGAGCAGCCGCCCCCGGCCGCGCAGGTGGAGGTCGAAGAAGGCCCGGGGGTAGGCGCGTTGGAACGCCTGGGCGCGGGCGGCCGGAATCGTCCCGACGTCCTGCTCCAGGTCGGCCGGCGACATGCCGAGCAGCGGGGCGAGCAGCGGCAGCAGCAGCACGTCGTCGCCGAACGAGTGGTGCGCGGCGCCCCGCACGGTCAGGTGCAGGCGCCAGCCGCGCAGGTGCGACCAGAAGGCGCGCAGGGCGGGGTTGCTCGCCATGCCGCCCTTGCCCGGGGTGTCCACGACCAGGAACGGGCGGTCCAGCCCGGCGTCCACCACCGGGCCCGCCGCGCCGCCGTCCAGGCTGGCCCCGGCCGTGATCCGCCGGTCGGCGAGCATCGCCCCGGCGGTGGTGGCGCCGCCCAGCGAGTGGCCGAACATGCCGATCCGCCGCAGGTCGGGCGCGCCGGGCAGGCCGGCCGGCAGCGGGGTGCGGCGGTCCCCGGGGTGGCCGCCCGCGCCGAGGACGGCGAGCCGGTCCAGCACGAAGCGGATGTCGGCGGTGCGGACCTCCAGGGCCTTGGCGTAGTCGCCGACCCCGCCCGGCGGGGCGGTCTCGACCCGCCCGCCGGGGAAGGCGACCGCCGCCGCGTCGTAGGTGTGGTCGACGGTGACCACCAGGAAGCCGTGACTGGCGAGGTCCTCCACCGCGCCGGTGCCGAACGACCGCGACGCGTCGGCCCCGGGCGAGTACAGCACGACCGGCAGCGGACCCGGCGGGCCGCCCACCGGGGCGCCCGCCCGGCCGTGCGTGCCGCCCAGCCGCACCCGGTCCGGCGGTGCGCCCAGCAGCTCCAGGTACCGGTCGGCGGCCGCCCGGGGCATCCAGGGCGCGACGGGCCGGCCCGCGCCGCCACGGGCCGGGTACCAGACGCTGACCATCAGCTCCCGGCAGGGCCGGGACGGCACCCAGGGGTCCGGCCGCCCGGCGTCGACCAGGTGCAGCGCGACCGTCCCCACCGGGTACGGCCCGTCCGGGGCGGGCAGCCGGAACCGCACGGGCTCCGCCGACCCAGCCGGCCCGCCCGCCTCGGCGGCAGCCGGGGGCGCGAGCGGACCGGCCAGCGCGGCAGTGGCAAGTCCGGTCGCCAGCACGGCACTTGAGGACAGCAGTGTTCTCCGTTTCATGCCTCCCACTGTCCCGTCCGGCGCCCCCGGCGGCTTCGCCCCCGGGGACGAACCCGGCGTCAGCCCAGGAGGGTACGGCGGGCATCGGCCGCGCGGATGACTCCGCCCACCGGATGACGTCCTCCGGGCTGACCGGCCCCCGGCCCCCGGCCGGATAGCGTGACGGAGCGGGGTGACGGGGAGGTGCGGCGGAGAGATGCGACGGGGGCGGGTGACGGGCATGGCTGACGGGGAGTCACGGCCGCTGGTGGCGGGACGGCTGCGGGACGGCCACTGGCGCGGCGTCGACGCGGCCGCCGCCGCGCTGCTCGCCCTGGCGTTCGGCGCGAGCGAGGCGCTGAACGGCGGCTGGGGCGCGGGGGCCGTGGCGGCGGCGGTCTGGCTGCCGGTCGCGGTGCGGCGGCGCCGGCCGGTCCCGGTGCTGTGCGCGGTACTGGCCGGGGCGGTCCTCGCCCTCGTGCTCACCGGCTGGGAGGCGTCCTGGCTCCCGGTCGGGACCGCCCTGTACACGGTGGCGGCGCGCGAACCCCGGCGCCGCTCCGCGACGGCGCTCGGCTGCGCGCTGCCCGCCGTCGCCGCGGCCGTCGCCCTCGCGCCGCGCCCGGTGCCGGTCCCGGCCGCCGAGGCCGCCTGGGGCGCGGTCTTCGCGGCCACCATGACGGCCCTGCCCTGGCTGGTCGGCACCGCGCTGCGCGAGCAGCGCTCGTCCGCGCGGATCGCCGCCCGGCAGGCCGTGACGGACGAGCGGCTGCGGATCGCCCGCGAGCTGCACGACGTGGTGGCCCACCACCTGACCGTCATCTCGGTGCGGGCCGAGGTGGCCCGCGCGGTGGCCCCCACCGACCCGGCGGAGGCCGAGCGGACCCTCGCCCTGGTCGGGACGGCCGGCCGGACCGCGCTCACCGAGATGCGCCGCATGCTCGGCGTGCTGCGCGCCCCCGGCGACGGCGCCGAACCGGGGCCCGCCCCCGGTTTGGCCGACCTGCCCGCGCTCGCGGCCGGCGCGGGTCCGCGCGTCGACCTGTCCGTCGACCTGTCCGCCGTTCCGGGGCCACCGCTCCCGCCGGGCGTGGAACTCGCGGCCTACCGGATCGTCCAGGAGGCCCTCACCAACGTCGTCCGGCACGCGGGATCGGCCGACTGCCGGGTGCGCCTGTCCCGGCCGGCCCCCGGGGCGGTCGAGATCGAGGTCGTCAACGACGCGCCGCCCCGGCGTTCCGGTGGAGGCGGTGGCAGCGGCATCGGCGGCGGCGGGCACGGGCTCGTCGGGATGCGGGAGCGGGCCGCGATGTGCGGCGGGACGCTCACCGCGGGCCCGCTGCCGACCGGCGGGTACCGGGTGCACGCCCGGCTGCCCCGCGCGGCGGAGACGGCCCGGTGAACCGGCCGCCGGTCCGGGTCCTGATCGCCGACGACCAGGCGCTGCTGCGCGCGGGATTCCGCCTGCTCATCGACAGCGCCCCGGACCTCGCCGTCGCGGGCGAGGCCGACAACGGCGAACGGGCCGTCGAACTCGCCCGGCGGCTGCGGCCCGACGTCGTGCTGATGGACGTCCGGATGCCCGGCACGGACGGCCTGGAAGCCACCCGCCGGATCCGCGCGGACCCGGCCGCCGCCGGCACCCGGGTGCTCGTCCTCACCACCTTCGACCTCGACGAGTACGTGTACGCGGCCCTCTGCGGCGGGGCCAGCGGCTTCCTCCTCAAGGACATCCTGCCCGCCGACCTGCTGACCGCCCTGCGGGTGGTCGCCGCCGGCGACGCCCTGCTCGCGCCCGCCGTCACCCGCCGGCTGATCGGCGAGTTCGCCGGCCGGCACGAACCGCCCCCGCGCCTCGCCCGCGAACTGGCGGGCCTCACCCCGCGCGAACGCGAGGTCCTCCGCCTGGTCGCCCGGGGCCTGCCCAACCCCGCCGTCGCCGACCACCTCGAACTGAGCGTCGCCACCGTCAAGACCCACGTCCGGCGGCTGCTCGCCAAGCTGCACGCCCACGACCGGGCCCAACTCGTCGTCATCGCCTACGAGACCGGCCTGGTCACGGCCGCCACCGACCGGCGACGCACCCAGGACGGGCCGTACCCGCCCACCTCCAGCAGCCCCGACTCGTAGACCGGCACCACCAGCCGGGACGGGCCGCCGCCCCGTGGGGCGGCGGCCCGTCCCGGCGGGGCGTCAGCCGCCGGTGAGTTGGACGGCGGCCTCCACGCCGGAGGCGATCGCGCCGGCGATCCAGGCGTGGTAGCGGGGTTGGCAGTGGTCGCCGGCGAAGAAGAGGCGGTCGGCGACGGGGGCGGGGACGTGGGGGCCGAGGCTGAGGAGTTGGCCGGGGGTTTCGATGACGGCTTCGCCGAGGGCCCAGCGGTTGCGGAGCCAGGACTGCGAGACGTGCCGGTCGGTGGCGTAGCGGCGGATGCGTTCGCCGAACAGGCCGGCCAGGTGGTCGAGGGCCTCGGTGTGGCGGTCGGCGGGGGTGAGGGAGTCGAAGCGCAGCGCGTCCTCGGCCCAGTTGTAGGCGGCCAGGACGATGCCGCCGGGGGCGCCGTCGTCGCTGGGGTGGGACGGGAAGTAGACGAAGCGGCTGGCCTCGTCGGAGACGCAGCCGCCGCCGACCGCCGGGACGGCGTCGCCGTGCGGGGCGGGCCGGTAGTCGGCGCCGAGCTTCGCCCGCCAGGTGGACTCGTCCCACTCCCACCAGCGTTCGGTGAACTCGACGAGGACCTTGTGCGCGGTGTCGTGCTTGATCTCGGCGATCGCCCGGCGCTTGCCGTAGGGCAGCAGCGGCGCGAAGTCGACGTGCCGCAGCGCCGCGTACGGGACGGCGAGCACGACCGCGTCGGCCCGGTACTCGCAGCGGTCGCCGCCGATCGCGCCCTCGCAGCCCTCGTCCTCGGGGCCGGTCTCGGGCTCGGCGGTCACGGTCACCCCGCCGTCGTCGAACCGGACCCGGGTGACGACCCGGCCACGCTCGATCGGCAGGTCCTTGGCGAGGGCCTCGGTGAGCGCGTCGGTGCCCGCGCTGAACTCGAAGTAGGTGACGGCCGGGTTGATGTCGGACGCGTCGAAGACCGAGTGCAGGAAGCCGTACGAGAGCCGGCTGGTCAGGTTCTCCAGCGTTCCGACGGCCTGCACCTGGGCGTCGCTCCAGCCCTCGCTCTCCTGCAGGTAGCGCAGCAGCGAGTAGCCGTCCAGGTCGTACAGCAGCTGGGCCATGCCGGTGACGCGCTGGTCGATCGGCTTGTCGCTCCAACTGCCGTCGCCGTTCCGCACCATGGTGTAGGCGCGGGCGGTGTCCAGCGCCCGGTCGAACGCGGCGGCGGCGGTCTGGCCGCTGTCCCAGCCGAAGCTCTTGTTCACCGGGCGCGGGTCGGCGGCGTACGCGGCCTTGCTGACGGTCTGCCCGTTGACGTGCACCAGCCGGCCGCCGAGACCCTTCGGGGCGGTGTACGCGGGGGCGCTGCCGGTGGAGAACTCCTCGCCGGTCCACGACCGGTAGACCACCCGGGCGTCGCCGGAGGCCAGGTCGGGGCTGGGCGGGACGTCCACCAGGTGGAAGGGGCGGCGCGGCACGCTCAGGTGGTCGGCCAGCGCGAGGGTCAGCACGTGGCTGGACGGGATCCGCATCGCGCCCGCCTCGGCGTGCAGCCGGGGGTCCTGCCACAGGTCGCCGCGGAAGGTCTTCACCCGGCCGCCCACCCGGCTCCGGTTGGCCTCCAGCACCCGCACCCGGTGCCCGGCGGCCACCAGCAGCCGCGCGCACACCATGCCCGCCACGCCCGCGCCGACCACCAGCACCTCGCGCGCCGCACCCGGACGCAGGCGCTGACGGCCGGTCAGCAGCTTCAGGTAGTCGAGGGTCAGGTCACGGTGGTCGGCGTCGGTGAGCAGGATCCGGCGCGCCATGGTCAGGGCCGCCTCCTGCCGGGCCGGGTCGGGAGGGGGCGGGGCCGCCGGGCCGGCGGCCCGGGAGAGGCCGGCCCCGGGGCCGGCCAGGGCGGCGGCGGTCATCGCACCGCCGGAGGCAAGGAAGAGTCCGCGTCGAGAGATCACCCGCCCCACCCTGGCAGCGCCTCGCCGCCCGCCTCGCCGCCCCGCCCGTGAACACCCCGCCATCACCCGCAGGGGGGCACTCGAAGCACACCCCGGCGCGCTCCGACACCCCTCACCCCTCCCAGCCGGCCCACCCGGAAGCCACCCGCGCAGCCGCCCAGCGCCCGCTCACACCTCACCCGCGCCCTGCCCCGCGCAGCGCCCACGCCCTCTGCCCGCACCTCATCCCTGTCTCGCCCGCGCAGCGTCCGTGCCTCGCTCGCGCAGCGTCCGCGCCCGGCCCCGCGTCTCGCCCGCGCAGCGTCCGCGCCTCGCCTCCGCCCGCGCCCTGCCCCGCGCAGCGCCCGGCCCGACCCCATCCATGTCTCGCCCGCGCCCTGCCCCGCGCAGCGTCCGTGCCTCGCCTTCGCCTTCGCCCGCGCCCTGCCCCGCGCAGCGGGCACGTTCTGCCCGCACCTCGTCCATGCCTCGCCCGCGCGGCGCTCGCGCCCCGCCCCGCGCAGCGGGCTGTCGGGCGGATGACCTGGCTTGATACCCTATTCCATGGAAATTTGGACCATGGAGGAGAGTTCGTGACCAGCACCGCCACCCCGGGGACCGCCCCGGCCGCCGTCGCCCCGGACGCGCAGCGGCACGTCCTGCGGGTGCTGGTCGTCTCGCAGGTCCTCAGCGGCGCGGGTCTCGCCGCCGGCATCACCGTCGGCGCGCTGCTCGCCCAGGAGATGCTCGGCAGTACCGGCCTCGCCGGGCTGCCCAGCGCCCTGTTCACCGCGGGCAGCGCCTGCGCCGCGATCGCGGTCAGCCGGATATCCGCCGCCTGCGGCCGTCGTCCCGGTCTCGCCGCGGGGTACGCGACCGGAGCGGTCGGCAGCGTCGGCGTGATCGCCGCCGCGGCCCTGCACAGCCCGGTCCTGCTGTTCGCCGCGCTCTTCGTCTACGGCGCCGGCACCGCCACCAACCTGCAGGCCCGCTACGCCGGAGCCGATCTCGCCGCGCCCGGTCACCGGGCCCGCGCGGTCTCCACCGTCCTGGTCGCCACCACTCTCGGCGGCGTCCTCGGCCCCAACCTGGCCGCGCCCACCGGGGCTCTCGCCCACGCGCTCGGCCTGCCCCGGCTGGCCGGACCGTTCCTGCTGGCCGGCGTCGCCTACGCGGCCGCCGCGCTCGTCCTCGCCACCCGGCTGCGCCCCGACCCGCTGCTGCTCGCCCGCACGCTGGCCGCCGCCGCCCCCGACCCGGCCGGCGCCGCCGACCTCCCGACCGGTCCGGCGGCCGCTGCCCGGGTCCGGCAGCGCGTCCTGCTCGGCGCCCAGGTCATGGTGGTCACGCAGGTGGTGATGGTCGCGGTGATGACGATGACGCCCGTCCACATGCACGACCACGGCCACGGCACCGCCGCGTCCGGCCTGGTCATCGCCCTGCACGTGGCCGCGATGTACCTGCCCTCCCCGCTCACCGGGCGGCTGGTCGACCGGCACGGCCCGCTCGCCGTCGGCGCCGCCGCCGGGCTCACCCTGCTGGCCGCGGGCGCGCTGGCGGCGCTCGCCCCCGCCGACTCGGTCGCGCTGCTCGCCGTCGCCCTGGTCCTGCTCGGAGCCGGCTGGAACTTCGGCCTGGTCTCCGGCACCGCGCTCCTCACCGAGGCCGTCCCGCTCGCCACCCGGGCCCGCACCCAGGGCGCCGTCGACGTCGCCATCGCCATCGCCGGCGCCACCGGCGGCCTCGCCTCCGGCGCCGTCGCCGGCCTGGCCGGCTACCCCGCCCTGGCCCTCGGCGGCGGCGTCCTGGCGCTCGTCCTCCTCCCCGTCCTCGCCACCGCCGCGACCCGCACCGGTACCCGTTCCCGTCAGCCGGGCCGGGTCACCCGGCCGTGACCTCCTCCAGTTCGGCGAGGAGTTCGGAGGCGGCGACCGGGTCCAGCGCGCCGTAGCGCAGCGGGTAGTCGACGCGGGGGTGGTGGTCGCCGGGGGAGGAGTCCAGCCAGATCGTCTCGAAGGTCTGGTCGGGGAACTCGTCGAGCAGGCCGACCGCGATGCCCTCGTCGAGTTGGATGACCAGGTGGCAGCCGTCGGCGAGGCGCTTGGAGAACCAGCGTTCCACTCCGGCGTCCTGGGGTGCGCCGCGTTCCCAGCCGCGCTTGGTCAGGCCGAGCAGGCGGCCGACCGGGACGGTGCGGCCCTCGAAGCGGTGCAGCCGGTTGGCGGCGGCTTCTTCGGGGGTCAGGTGGTGGACGGGGCGGCCGAGTTGCGGGAAGGGCTGGAGGATCTCGTAGTCGGCGAACAGCTCCGACCAGGCCGCCACCGCCGCCTCGCCCAGCAGCAGCGGGTGCGCCAGCCGGACGACCGCGTCGGCGGGCAGCGTGCAGGGCGTGTCGTCCGCGTCGGCGAGGGAGCGGTCCTCGGCGATCCGGAACGGGCCGCCGCCCTCGGCCTGCCAGACCAGCCGCCGGGCCAGGTGCCAGACCAGCGGGTGCTCGACGAACAGCGCGGTGAACTCCTCGGCGCTCCAGGTCCGTTGGGTGACCATCGCGGCCTCCAGGCGGCGGAGCAGGTCGGCCGCGGTGGTGCGGACGTCCTTCTTCAGCGCGGCGAAGCGCTTGCGCTCGGCGGGGGCGAGCACCTGGTCGTCGCGGGTGCCGACGGCGGGCAGGTCCTTGCGGCGCTTGCCGTCCGGGTCGAGGACGTAGGGGCGGAGCTGCTCGTCGAAGCCGACGGTGAAGGTCCGCGTCCCGTAGTCGATGGCGGTGGTGCCGGCCGGGTCGAGGCCGAAGTCGGGGACGAGGCGGTCGGCGAGCTGCTCGGCGGTCAGGCCGAGGCCCTCGGCGATCTCGGTGATCCGTTCCTGGGCGCGGGCCTTCAACGCCTTGAACTTCACCCGCTGGGAGATGCCGTGCAGGTGCAGCAGGGCGAGGTCGGTGCCGATCGCGGCCAGCACGTCCAGCCCTTCGACGGCCCGCTGGTGGGCGCCCTGCCCGGGCCAGTCCCGGATCACCGGGGTCAGCCGGCGCACCGTCCCGTCGTCGCCCAGGACGCCGAGCGCGTGCAGCGCCCAGCTCTCCTTCGCCGGCGCCCCGGCCTGCCGCCACTGCTCGAACAGGGCCCAGCCGAACTCGGCCGCCGACTCCGCCCCGCACACCTCGACCGCCACCGCGAGCCCCGGGTAGGGGGCGCCGGGCCTCGACAGCGCCAGCATCGTCAGCACGTGCCCCGCCGCCGCCTCCGGCAGCGCCGTGCCGGAGCCGTCCCGCAGCAGCAGCTGCGGCAGCACGCCGGGACGCGCCCAGACGGGCAGGACCGGCATCCGGGCCGGCAGCGCGGTCTCCAGCGGATCGGCGGCCAGCACCTCGGCGACGGCCTCCGCCGCCGCTTCGCCGTACCGGGCGGCCACGGCGGCCAGCAGCGCCTCCGTGCCCTCTGTGCCCGCCGTGCCCGCCGTGCCCGCCGTGCCCGCCGTGCCCGCCGTGCCCGCCGCACCCGCCGTGCCCGCCGCACCCGCCGTGCCCTCCGCGCCCGCCGTGCCCGTCTTGGCCGCGACCAGCCGCAGGGCGTTCTCGGCGGCGTCCCGTCCCCGTCCGGCCGGGCCCACCGCGTCCGGGACGAGCAGCAGCGCGCCCGCCACCCCGTGCCGGGCGAACCACGAACGGGCCGTCGCGTGCACCGACTTGAGCCGCAGCAGGCCGTCCGCCAGCAGCCGGGCCGCGCCCGCGTCCAGGAACGGCAGCAGCAGCGAGGAGAGGACGCCCGGCTTGGAGCGGGCGGCGTGCAGCGCCATCGGCAGCGCGGCCCGGCCGTACTTGGCGACCACCGACGGCAGGTACTCCGAGCCGCCCCACAGGTCGTCCGGCCGCCAGTCGGCCAGGGCCGGGGCCAGCGCCTCGACCGGGCCCTGGGCCAGCAGCCGGGTCGAGTACCAGAGGCCGGAGGCCCCGGTCAGCAGCCGCGCCGCCTCGGCGGCCCAGTCGGTGTCCGCCGGGTACCGGTACCCGGAGAAGTCGGCCTGGGTCCAGCGCTCCCGCTCACCGGCCCGCCAGACCAGTTCCGTCTCCGGCCCGTCCCCCTCCGGCCCGTTCGGCGGCAGGCCCTCCACCACCCGCGGCGCCCGGCGGGTCCGCGGCCGGGTCCACGGCGGCGCGACCAGCAGCGGCGGCAGCGCCCCGGGCCCGGCCTCGGGCGCCTGCGGGCGGACGGGGGCCAGCTCGGCGAGCAGCGCGGCCGCCGCCGGGCCGAGCAGCGGCAGCACCGACGGCAGGGCCCGCGGCAGCAGTTCCCGGTGCGCCGAGAGGTGCACGACGAGCAACTGCCGGGCCGCCGCCGCGGCCTGGCGGTTCGGACCGTCCTGGCCG is part of the Kitasatospora setae KM-6054 genome and harbors:
- a CDS encoding MFS transporter, whose protein sequence is MTSTATPGTAPAAVAPDAQRHVLRVLVVSQVLSGAGLAAGITVGALLAQEMLGSTGLAGLPSALFTAGSACAAIAVSRISAACGRRPGLAAGYATGAVGSVGVIAAAALHSPVLLFAALFVYGAGTATNLQARYAGADLAAPGHRARAVSTVLVATTLGGVLGPNLAAPTGALAHALGLPRLAGPFLLAGVAYAAAALVLATRLRPDPLLLARTLAAAAPDPAGAADLPTGPAAAARVRQRVLLGAQVMVVTQVVMVAVMTMTPVHMHDHGHGTAASGLVIALHVAAMYLPSPLTGRLVDRHGPLAVGAAAGLTLLAAGALAALAPADSVALLAVALVLLGAGWNFGLVSGTALLTEAVPLATRARTQGAVDVAIAIAGATGGLASGAVAGLAGYPALALGGGVLALVLLPVLATAATRTGTRSRQPGRVTRP
- a CDS encoding alpha/beta hydrolase family protein, which translates into the protein MKRRTLLSSSAVLATGLATAALAGPLAPPAAAEAGGPAGSAEPVRFRLPAPDGPYPVGTVALHLVDAGRPDPWVPSRPCRELMVSVWYPARGGAGRPVAPWMPRAAADRYLELLGAPPDRVRLGGTHGRAGAPVGGPPGPLPVVLYSPGADASRSFGTGAVEDLASHGFLVVTVDHTYDAAAVAFPGGRVETAPPGGVGDYAKALEVRTADIRFVLDRLAVLGAGGHPGDRRTPLPAGLPGAPDLRRIGMFGHSLGGATTAGAMLADRRITAGASLDGGAAGPVVDAGLDRPFLVVDTPGKGGMASNPALRAFWSHLRGWRLHLTVRGAAHHSFGDDVLLLPLLAPLLGMSPADLEQDVGTIPAARAQAFQRAYPRAFFDLHLRGRGRLLDGPSAAFPEVDHQR
- a CDS encoding response regulator — its product is MNRPPVRVLIADDQALLRAGFRLLIDSAPDLAVAGEADNGERAVELARRLRPDVVLMDVRMPGTDGLEATRRIRADPAAAGTRVLVLTTFDLDEYVYAALCGGASGFLLKDILPADLLTALRVVAAGDALLAPAVTRRLIGEFAGRHEPPPRLARELAGLTPREREVLRLVARGLPNPAVADHLELSVATVKTHVRRLLAKLHAHDRAQLVVIAYETGLVTAATDRRRTQDGPYPPTSSSPDS
- a CDS encoding sensor histidine kinase, with translation MADGESRPLVAGRLRDGHWRGVDAAAAALLALAFGASEALNGGWGAGAVAAAVWLPVAVRRRRPVPVLCAVLAGAVLALVLTGWEASWLPVGTALYTVAAREPRRRSATALGCALPAVAAAVALAPRPVPVPAAEAAWGAVFAATMTALPWLVGTALREQRSSARIAARQAVTDERLRIARELHDVVAHHLTVISVRAEVARAVAPTDPAEAERTLALVGTAGRTALTEMRRMLGVLRAPGDGAEPGPAPGLADLPALAAGAGPRVDLSVDLSAVPGPPLPPGVELAAYRIVQEALTNVVRHAGSADCRVRLSRPAPGAVEIEVVNDAPPRRSGGGGGSGIGGGGHGLVGMRERAAMCGGTLTAGPLPTGGYRVHARLPRAAETAR
- a CDS encoding SigE family RNA polymerase sigma factor, whose product is MTEGLDFDEFAASRARRLFHLAYLMCGDWHQAQDLVQTALSKLYPVWGRLRRGDGEAGLDAYARKVLLRCYLSHRRLRRSSELAVDEFPEEPSIGAHEGSAAALRLTLIEALRQLPPRNRAAVVLRYLEDYSLEETAEAMGITVSAVKSLNSRSMTRLRAILGPDRALLLQD
- a CDS encoding flavin monoamine oxidase family protein; the encoded protein is MISRRGLFLASGGAMTAAALAGPGAGLSRAAGPAAPPPPDPARQEAALTMARRILLTDADHRDLTLDYLKLLTGRQRLRPGAAREVLVVGAGVAGMVCARLLVAAGHRVRVLEANRSRVGGRVKTFRGDLWQDPRLHAEAGAMRIPSSHVLTLALADHLSVPRRPFHLVDVPPSPDLASGDARVVYRSWTGEEFSTGSAPAYTAPKGLGGRLVHVNGQTVSKAAYAADPRPVNKSFGWDSGQTAAAAFDRALDTARAYTMVRNGDGSWSDKPIDQRVTGMAQLLYDLDGYSLLRYLQESEGWSDAQVQAVGTLENLTSRLSYGFLHSVFDASDINPAVTYFEFSAGTDALTEALAKDLPIERGRVVTRVRFDDGGVTVTAEPETGPEDEGCEGAIGGDRCEYRADAVVLAVPYAALRHVDFAPLLPYGKRRAIAEIKHDTAHKVLVEFTERWWEWDESTWRAKLGADYRPAPHGDAVPAVGGGCVSDEASRFVYFPSHPSDDGAPGGIVLAAYNWAEDALRFDSLTPADRHTEALDHLAGLFGERIRRYATDRHVSQSWLRNRWALGEAVIETPGQLLSLGPHVPAPVADRLFFAGDHCQPRYHAWIAGAIASGVEAAVQLTGG
- a CDS encoding DUF4132 domain-containing protein produces the protein MRRWELVGDGSAKFWEAAVEAAAVRVRYGRIGTEGREQLKELPSADAAAAHFAKQVAEKERKGYTEVAAVATGVAGATGVAGAAGSEGTAAADAAVTDPDVAAGELPDEELFVLPAAWRRAVLPRRGGRVPEVVRPGAEALEREQRRIAGRPGWVPQVLDAPASDPELVRAARAYLAGAPDAAGAAAVAAMLPAAWQADDAEHALFVDAWTARHGLPFAVRALLERDAVEVHYQQSGREVSDLALRPRTVFPSRYGQQALPAEGRLRTLLAAAPEAEYREALAVLAAHRDTPRRRALASYLAPGVPGWLDECLADLTGRPDDEAQLALLLLHSLDDPAQVEPFLDVFLGLWRKVPVQLIATAVDGVGTAAAPLVGDWLAMARGTDGVKGLAAALTHFPTDEAFRALLARQDDKHVRPALLEAARRYPVRALRLLAEAAVPDGPDGQDGPNRQAAAAARQLLVVHLSAHRELLPRALPSVLPLLGPAAAALLAELAPVRPQAPEAGPGALPPLLVAPPWTRPRTRRAPRVVEGLPPNGPEGDGPETELVWRAGERERWTQADFSGYRYPADTDWAAEAARLLTGASGLWYSTRLLAQGPVEALAPALADWRPDDLWGGSEYLPSVVAKYGRAALPMALHAARSKPGVLSSLLLPFLDAGAARLLADGLLRLKSVHATARSWFARHGVAGALLLVPDAVGPAGRGRDAAENALRLVAAKTGTAGAEGTAGAAGTAGAAGTAGTAGTAGTAGTAGTEGTEALLAAVAARYGEAAAEAVAEVLAADPLETALPARMPVLPVWARPGVLPQLLLRDGSGTALPEAAAGHVLTMLALSRPGAPYPGLAVAVEVCGAESAAEFGWALFEQWRQAGAPAKESWALHALGVLGDDGTVRRLTPVIRDWPGQGAHQRAVEGLDVLAAIGTDLALLHLHGISQRVKFKALKARAQERITEIAEGLGLTAEQLADRLVPDFGLDPAGTTAIDYGTRTFTVGFDEQLRPYVLDPDGKRRKDLPAVGTRDDQVLAPAERKRFAALKKDVRTTAADLLRRLEAAMVTQRTWSAEEFTALFVEHPLVWHLARRLVWQAEGGGPFRIAEDRSLADADDTPCTLPADAVVRLAHPLLLGEAAVAAWSELFADYEILQPFPQLGRPVHHLTPEEAAANRLHRFEGRTVPVGRLLGLTKRGWERGAPQDAGVERWFSKRLADGCHLVIQLDEGIAVGLLDEFPDQTFETIWLDSSPGDHHPRVDYPLRYGALDPVAASELLAELEEVTAG